The Deinococcus reticulitermitis genome has a segment encoding these proteins:
- a CDS encoding ATP-dependent metallopeptidase FtsH/Yme1/Tma family protein gives MKRSWVWVLAACAILVLLLIGAVAPRERSEVLRLSDFTSALNAGEVATARIAYQGGVAVVAGKLSSGQNYQTRTLPADPELQLAALERRGVTVSYLPPARLSVIGVLSILLTLGLIGGLIVLLVRSRGSGGTDAASSFGKSRAAIISEGQIKLTFADVAGCDEAKQDLQEVVDFLRQPEKYHLLGARIPHGVLLVGPPGSGKTLLAKAVAGEAKVPYFSISGSDFVEMFVGVGAARVRDLFEQARRSAPCIVFIDEIDAVGRKRGMNLQGGNDEREQTLNQLLVEMDGFGSGQEVIILAATNRPDVLDAALLRPGRFDRQVVVDAPDV, from the coding sequence ATGAAACGCTCGTGGGTGTGGGTCCTGGCGGCCTGCGCCATTCTGGTGCTGCTGCTCATCGGCGCGGTGGCCCCGCGTGAGCGCAGCGAGGTGCTGCGGCTCTCGGACTTCACGTCGGCCCTGAATGCCGGCGAGGTCGCGACGGCCCGCATCGCCTATCAGGGCGGCGTGGCGGTGGTCGCCGGCAAGCTGAGCAGCGGCCAGAACTACCAGACCCGCACCCTTCCGGCGGACCCGGAACTGCAACTTGCAGCGCTCGAACGCCGGGGCGTCACCGTGTCGTACCTGCCGCCCGCCCGACTGAGCGTGATCGGCGTGCTCAGCATCCTGCTCACGCTCGGGCTGATCGGGGGCCTGATCGTGCTGCTCGTCCGCAGTCGGGGGAGCGGCGGGACCGACGCCGCGAGCAGTTTCGGCAAGTCGCGGGCGGCGATCATCAGCGAGGGGCAGATCAAACTGACCTTCGCCGATGTCGCCGGCTGCGACGAGGCCAAGCAGGACCTGCAGGAAGTCGTCGACTTCCTGCGCCAGCCCGAGAAATACCACCTCCTCGGCGCCCGCATTCCCCATGGCGTCCTGCTCGTCGGTCCCCCCGGCTCGGGCAAGACCCTCCTTGCCAAAGCCGTCGCTGGTGAAGCCAAGGTCCCCTACTTCTCCATTTCCGGCTCCGATTTCGTCGAGATGTTCGTCGGCGTCGGCGCCGCCCGCGTCCGTGACCTGTTCGAGCAGGCCCGCAGGTCGGCCCCCTGCATCGTCTTCATCGACGAGATCGACGCCGTCGGCCGCAAACGCGGCATGAACCTCCAGGGCGGCAACGACGAGCGCGAACAGACCCTCAACCAGCTGCTCGTCGAGATGGACGGCTTCGGCAGCGGGCAAGAGGTGATTATCCTGGCCGCGACCAACCGCCCCGACGTGCTGGACGCCGCCTTGCTGCGTCCGGGGCGCTTTGACCGCCAGGTGGTGGTGGACGCCCCCGACGTG